The sequence CACCACCCCTTCCTGGTTGCCGGGGTCCAGATGGCGGGCCCGGCCGCAGCAGGTGAGCAGCCGCAGGGCGCGGCCCTGGCGCCGCTGGGAGCCCGGCAGCTTCTCCAGCAGCTGGCCCGACTGCTCCAGCGGGCCCACCCAGAGCAGCCGGCACAGCCCACGCCCATCCACCACCAAGGTGAGCGGCAGGTTCAACTCCCGACTCTCGGCCGCCAACCGCTGCAGGCAGAGCAGCTCGGCAACGCCATCCTCCGGGTGCCGCCGGTGGCAGAGCTGCTCCAGCCGCCGCCGCTGGGCGGGCCTCAGCCCCACGGTCCGCCCCGAGAGCACCCCCTGTCTCACGGTCGTTGCACCCGCACACAGCGCAGTCCCGCCGCGGCGGCCGCCGCGGCGTCGTCGTGGCTGTCGCCCACGTGCCACACGGCTGAGCCAGGCAATGCCAGCTGCTCCAGGGCCAGCAGCAGCGGCGCGGGCTCCGGTTTGGCGGCTCCCACGGCACTCGACACCACCACGGCGTGCAGCCAGTTTCGGAGCCCGAGCTGCTCCAGCAGGGGCTCCAGGCGGCTGTCGAAGTTGCTCACCACCGCCAGCTTCAGGCCCTGTCTGTGCCAGCGCTGCAGCAGGGCGGGAACCTCGGGATAGGGCTGCCAGAGGCCGGCATCGGCAAAGCAGTGGAACAGCTCAGGCCCCAGCTCTGCGGGGGGGCGCTCCACCCCCACGGCCTCCAGGGTGGCGTTTACCCGTGCCGTCCACCAATCCTGCTCGGCCTGGCGCAGCGCAGCGCCCTGAAGCGAGGGGAAGGCCAGGGGCGGCGCAGCCGCAAACACCGTTCGGAAAGCCGCGTTCAGGGCCTCAGCTTCGAGGCTCAGCCCATGGCGGCAGGCCGCCTCGGCGTAGGTGTGCCCCACAGATTTGCGCAGGCCGATCAGGGTGCCCATGGCATCGAGCAACAGGCCCCGCGGGCGCTCAGCTGCCATGCATGCCAGCGGCTGCAGGCCTCCAGTCGGCCAGCCAGCCGGCGGCCACCCGCAGCTGGTGGCTGCGGCCGGGCAGCCGGGTGAGGTAGGCGAGGCGACGCAACTGGAAGGCGGCCGGGCCGGCCAGGGTCACCCCGCCCCCCACCAGGCTGGCGTCGCCCACGCCCAGGCTCATCATCTCGCCCAGGTCGCGGAACCCGAAGGGCTCCAGCGGTTCCCCAGCCCTGGCGCGCACCAGGTTGGCGGCGAGGCAGGTGGCCTGCTGAAAGGCCACCTGGGCGTTGGCCGGAAGGTCGTTCTCACCGCTCTTCACACAGGCAATATCCCCCGCTGCAAACAGATCGGTGTAGCCCTGCAAGCGCAGGGTGTCGTCACACAGCAATCGGCCGCGGCGGTCGCTCGTCGGCGCCGGTTCAATCGTCGGCGGCTGGAAGGCGAGGCCTGCGGTCCAGATCGTGGCCTGCACGGCCAGGGTTTCGGCTCCGGTGGGCCCCTCCAGCTCCAGTCGGCTGGCTCCCACCTCCCGCACCCGGGTGTGGGTACGGAGCCGCACGTCGCGCAGCTGCAGGGCCCGCACCGCCTGCTCCCGGTTGAAGGCCTTGGCCTGCTGCAGCGGCTCGCCGGCCTGCTCGATCAGCTCCACCAGGGCTGTGCCGCCCAGCAGGTCGGACAGCTTGCAGGCCAGCTCCACGCCGCTCGGGCCTGCCCCCACAATCGCCAGCCGCTGCAGGGGGCGCTGCTGGGCGCGCAGTTGCTGCACCAGCTGTTGCAGGCGCTCGACATCGTCGAGGCTGCGGAAGCTGAGGGCATGGGCCTCCACCCCTGGAATGCCAAAGCTGCTGGTGTCTCCTCCGGTGGCCAGCACCAGCTGGCCGAAGTCCAGGCGGCGGCCGCCGCGGGTGGTCACCTGTCGGGCCGTGCTGTCGATGTGGCTCACCCGATCGCGCATCCAGGCAATCCCCTTGCTGGCCAGCAAGGCGTCGTAGCGGGGCGCGATCTCCCAGCCGCGCAGCTCGCCGCTCAGCAACTCATAGAGAAGCGGCAGGAACAGGAACCGATCGTTCGGCTCGAGCAGCAGCACCGGCGGCGGTTGCCGCTGCTCGGCGAGAGCCAGGGCGGTGTACAGACCGGCGAAGCCCCCACCCACGATCAGCACCGGGCCACTGGCCTGGGCGGCAGGGCGCTGCTGGGAGGTCACGGTGGTGGCCGTCATGGCTCGGTAGGGGGGCGCCCACACACGGCCGGAACCCTAACCAGTGCTCTGGCCCAGGAGCGATGATGAGCCGATGGTGATTGCACAGGCCCCAACCCTGCCCACCGACCGCAACGGCCAGGTGGTGTCTCTGGAGCCGTCCCGGCGCTGTCTGGTGGGGCTGTCCCCCCTGGAACAGCTGGCCTGGGCGCTGGACATGTTCGGCGACGGCTTCGCCATCACCACCAGTTTCGGCATCCAATCGGCCGTGCTCTTGCACATGGTGAGTGCCCTGGGGCAGCAGCGCCATGTCCGGGTGCCCGTGATCTGGGTTGACACCGGCTATCTCCCCGCCGAGACCTACCTCTATGCCGAACAGCTCCTCGGGCTGCTCAGCATCGACCTGCACGTGGCCCAGGCCAGCCTCAGCCCCGCCCGCATGGAGGCCCTGCACGGCCGTCTCTGGGAGACAGGCCGGGTGGAGGACATGGAGACCTACCACCGCATCCGCAAGGTCGAGCCCCTGGACCTGGCCCTGCAGCAGCTCGCAGTGGCCTGCTGGGCCAGCGGAGTGCGCGGATCCCAGACCGAGCACCGCCGCGGCATGGACGTGCTCGACGCCGTGCGCAACCGCTGGGCCCTGCGGCCCCTGCTCCAGTGGAGCAATCGAGACGTGTACTACTACATGGAGAAGCATCAGCTGCCCCAGCACCCCCTCTTTGCCCAGGGCTATTCCAGCGTCGGTGACTGGCACTCCAGTGGTCCAGACGACGGCTCCAGCCCTGGCCGTTCCAGCCGCTTCGGTGGGCTTCAGCAGGAGTGCGGCATCCATCTGCCCGGGTTGATGGGTGAGGGCATCTGATCCGGCGGAGGAGGCGCCAGGCCTCTGGCTGCTGATCGGCAACAGCCGCTGGCACTGGGCCCGCGGCAGCCTGGATCAGTGGCGCTGCTGGAGTGTTGCCCCCGGAGCCGAGGCGGGTCCGGGCCACGCGCCAACGGCCTGGGCGGCCGTGGGTCCCGTGGCGGCCCAGTCAGGACTGGATCCCACCACGCGGCTGGGGCTGAAGCAGGTGCCGCTCGTTGCGGCGCCCCCCTGGCTGGGCGTCGATCGGGCCCTGGTGGGCTGGCAGGCCTGGCAGCAGAGCGCTGGGCCGGTGCTGGTGGCCGACGCCGGCACGGCCCTGAGCCTCACCCGGGTGGGGGGTGACGGGCGTTTCGCCGGCGGCCGGATCCTCGCCGGAGCGGCGCTCCAGTGGCGGGCCCTGGCCGCCGCAACGGCCCAGCTGCCCACCCTGCCAGCCAGCTGCGGCCAGCTCCCTGCTGATCCCTGGCCCCATGACACCGCTG is a genomic window of Cyanobium sp. NS01 containing:
- a CDS encoding HAD-IA family hydrolase, encoding MAAERPRGLLLDAMGTLIGLRKSVGHTYAEAACRHGLSLEAEALNAAFRTVFAAAPPLAFPSLQGAALRQAEQDWWTARVNATLEAVGVERPPAELGPELFHCFADAGLWQPYPEVPALLQRWHRQGLKLAVVSNFDSRLEPLLEQLGLRNWLHAVVVSSAVGAAKPEPAPLLLALEQLALPGSAVWHVGDSHDDAAAAAAAGLRCVRVQRP
- a CDS encoding NAD(P)/FAD-dependent oxidoreductase, giving the protein MTATTVTSQQRPAAQASGPVLIVGGGFAGLYTALALAEQRQPPPVLLLEPNDRFLFLPLLYELLSGELRGWEIAPRYDALLASKGIAWMRDRVSHIDSTARQVTTRGGRRLDFGQLVLATGGDTSSFGIPGVEAHALSFRSLDDVERLQQLVQQLRAQQRPLQRLAIVGAGPSGVELACKLSDLLGGTALVELIEQAGEPLQQAKAFNREQAVRALQLRDVRLRTHTRVREVGASRLELEGPTGAETLAVQATIWTAGLAFQPPTIEPAPTSDRRGRLLCDDTLRLQGYTDLFAAGDIACVKSGENDLPANAQVAFQQATCLAANLVRARAGEPLEPFGFRDLGEMMSLGVGDASLVGGGVTLAGPAAFQLRRLAYLTRLPGRSHQLRVAAGWLADWRPAAAGMHGS
- a CDS encoding phosphoadenylyl-sulfate reductase: MVIAQAPTLPTDRNGQVVSLEPSRRCLVGLSPLEQLAWALDMFGDGFAITTSFGIQSAVLLHMVSALGQQRHVRVPVIWVDTGYLPAETYLYAEQLLGLLSIDLHVAQASLSPARMEALHGRLWETGRVEDMETYHRIRKVEPLDLALQQLAVACWASGVRGSQTEHRRGMDVLDAVRNRWALRPLLQWSNRDVYYYMEKHQLPQHPLFAQGYSSVGDWHSSGPDDGSSPGRSSRFGGLQQECGIHLPGLMGEGI
- a CDS encoding type III pantothenate kinase, whose product is MRASDPAEEAPGLWLLIGNSRWHWARGSLDQWRCWSVAPGAEAGPGHAPTAWAAVGPVAAQSGLDPTTRLGLKQVPLVAAPPWLGVDRALVGWQAWQQSAGPVLVADAGTALSLTRVGGDGRFAGGRILAGAALQWRALAAATAQLPTLPASCGQLPADPWPHDTAEAIRSGVLRGLAAAVELAWREACQLSPGCSLWITGGDGAELAALLGRDAEPDLALRALARLRPAPGR